From the genome of Methyloprofundus sedimenti, one region includes:
- a CDS encoding FAD-dependent monooxygenase codes for MKEEYDVIIVGGGMVGAVVACALGNSDLKVALIEQAMPEEFSPEQAHDLRVSALSIASQQILQTVGAWDAVIAMRMCPFKRMRVWETAGDTEFNSDAIAYDALGYIVENRVTQLALLQRAQEFSNIDFLCPSIIRKIHYADGKGSIQLDDGRVLSAKVLVGADGGQSRLRQTVGVGVTSWDYQQHAMVIYVETDYEQQDITWQRFVPTGPQAFLPLSGNYGSIVWYNTPDEVRRLKTLSDEELLIELTKTFPDCLGKINKILGVASFPLKRQHAQEYVKQGIALVGDAAHMINPLAGQGVNIGLLDAAMLAEVLIEASNKGKNIADVAVLKRYERLRRNENLKMMTVMDLFYRIFSNTVMPVKFFRNLGLGLAERMTPLKNKVMRGAMGLEGRLPKLAKGETII; via the coding sequence ATGAAAGAAGAATATGATGTAATCATTGTTGGCGGTGGCATGGTCGGTGCTGTAGTTGCCTGTGCTCTGGGTAATAGTGATTTAAAGGTCGCTCTGATTGAACAAGCTATGCCCGAAGAATTTTCTCCTGAGCAGGCGCATGATTTGCGCGTTTCTGCTTTAAGCATTGCTTCACAACAAATTCTACAAACTGTCGGTGCATGGGATGCTGTAATCGCCATGCGTATGTGTCCTTTTAAACGAATGCGTGTATGGGAAACTGCTGGTGATACCGAATTTAATAGTGATGCTATCGCTTATGATGCTTTAGGTTATATCGTTGAAAATCGTGTGACTCAACTGGCCTTACTGCAAAGAGCGCAGGAATTTTCTAATATTGATTTTTTATGTCCCTCTATTATCAGGAAAATTCATTATGCCGATGGCAAAGGCAGTATACAGCTGGATGATGGCCGGGTTTTGTCCGCCAAAGTATTGGTCGGTGCAGATGGTGGCCAATCGCGATTAAGACAAACTGTGGGTGTGGGTGTGACTAGTTGGGATTATCAGCAACATGCAATGGTTATCTATGTAGAAACGGACTATGAGCAACAGGATATTACCTGGCAGCGTTTTGTACCGACCGGACCGCAGGCTTTCTTGCCTTTATCGGGGAATTATGGCTCTATCGTCTGGTATAACACGCCTGACGAAGTTCGGCGTTTAAAGACTTTATCTGACGAAGAATTACTGATTGAATTAACAAAAACCTTTCCTGACTGTCTGGGGAAAATTAATAAGATTCTAGGTGTCGCCAGTTTTCCTTTAAAGCGCCAGCATGCACAGGAATATGTGAAACAGGGTATAGCATTAGTTGGCGATGCAGCGCATATGATTAACCCCCTGGCAGGTCAGGGGGTTAATATAGGTTTGCTGGATGCCGCAATGCTGGCAGAAGTGTTAATTGAGGCCAGTAATAAAGGTAAAAATATTGCAGATGTAGCGGTGCTCAAGAGATACGAACGGTTAAGGCGCAACGAAAACCTAAAAATGATGACGGTAATGGATCTGTTTTATCGCATCTTTAGTAACACAGTGATGCCCGTTAAATTTTTCAGGAATTTAGGCCTGGGCTTGGCTGAGCGTATGACTCCGCTTAAAAATAAAGTAATGCGTGGTGCAATGGGTCTGGAAGGGCGCTTACCTAAATTAGCAAAAGGTGAAACGATTATTTAA
- the queC gene encoding 7-cyano-7-deazaguanine synthase QueC, with amino-acid sequence MTKKAIILLSGGLDSVTVLAMAKRQGYTVYALSFDYGQKHNAELISARKIAPDYQVAVHKVIKLGLGEIGGSALTDDALNVPVTPQTGIPVTYVPARNTVFLSFALGWAEVLDAHDIFIGVNAVDYSGYPDCRPQFIEAFQALANVATKAGVEGHKIKIHAPLIHMSKGEIIQSGIELQVNYAQTVSCYAASPEGFACGECDACRLRKTGFAEAGVPDPTRYQAGCAGE; translated from the coding sequence ATGACAAAAAAAGCAATTATCTTATTATCGGGCGGACTAGACTCGGTCACTGTCCTGGCGATGGCAAAACGGCAAGGCTATACCGTCTATGCCTTGAGTTTTGATTATGGACAAAAACATAATGCAGAACTTATTTCCGCCAGAAAAATAGCACCAGACTATCAAGTCGCAGTACACAAAGTGATTAAACTGGGGCTGGGTGAAATTGGCGGGTCAGCTTTAACAGATGATGCCTTAAATGTCCCTGTTACACCCCAAACAGGGATCCCCGTCACTTATGTGCCTGCCAGGAATACCGTATTTTTATCGTTTGCTCTGGGCTGGGCTGAGGTGTTAGATGCACATGATATTTTTATTGGTGTTAATGCGGTGGATTATTCTGGTTATCCCGATTGTCGTCCACAGTTTATTGAGGCCTTTCAGGCGCTGGCAAATGTTGCTACCAAAGCGGGTGTAGAAGGGCATAAAATTAAAATACATGCGCCCCTTATTCATATGAGTAAGGGTGAAATTATACAGAGTGGCATTGAATTACAGGTCAATTATGCACAGACTGTATCCTGTTACGCGGCTAGCCCGGAAGGCTTTGCTTGTGGTGAATGCGATGCCTGTCGCTTAAGGAAAACAGGGTTTGCCGAGGCTGGAGTGCCTGATCCGACACGTTATCAGGCTGGATGTGCTGGCGAATAG